Proteins encoded within one genomic window of Humulus lupulus chromosome 1, drHumLupu1.1, whole genome shotgun sequence:
- the LOC133796893 gene encoding protein IRX15-LIKE-like has product MKTNTNTKLILLHPSIHAKQNPSGGSHRLWLIFFVTFFTLAFTITLFNSTIPTGAALRNHASSSFGGVDSTAPLPRSVADALLHYASMSNTTGFGAAMTSAEINAIAAALRHCGAAPSGCNFLIFGLTHESLLWQALNHNGRTVLLDESEFLVSKFEQSHPGIEAYDVQYTTKVKESSSLLAAAKSQAHDECRPVQNLLFSDCKLGINDLPNHIYQVPWDVILVDGPRGYFPAAPGRMSAIFTAGILARSKRDGAAKTHVFVHDFERQVERVFSAEFLCDENLVETIDSLGHFVLAKMVPQSSRFCANSTTLSFSPTKTSLSSG; this is encoded by the coding sequence ATGAAGACCAATACCAACACCAAGCTCATACTTCTCCATCCCTCGATCCATGCCAAGCAAAACCCTAGTGGCGGTTCCCACCGACTCTGGCTCATCTTCTTCGTAACCTTCTTCACTTTAGCGTTCACTATAACCCTCTTCAATTCCACCATCCCCACCGGTGCAGCACTCCGCAACCATGCCTCATCCTCCTTCGGCGGTGTCGATTCTACTGCCCCTCTCCCACGCTCGGTCGCCGACGCCTTACTCCACTATGCTTCCATGTCCAACACAACTGGCTTCGGAGCTGCCATGACCTCGGCCGAGATCAACGCCATCGCTGCCGCACTACGCCACTGTGGCGCAGCCCCCTCCGGCTGTAACTTTCTCATCTTCGGTCTCACCCACGAATCCCTTCTCTGGCAAGCCCTGAACCACAACGGCCGCACGGTGCTCCTCGACGAGAGCGAGTTCCTCGTTTCGAAATTTGAACAGTCCCACCCGGGGATCGAGGCCTACGACGTGCAATACACAACGAAGGTCAAGGAATCGTCGAGCCTCCTCGCGGCGGCGAAATCTCAGGCCCATGATGAGTGCCGTCCGGTTCAGAACCTTCTCTTCTCAGATTGTAAACTGGGCATCAACGATTTGCCCAACCATATATACCAAGTCCCTTGGGACGTTATTCTCGTTGATGGACCAAGGGGATATTTTCCGGCGGCACCCGGCCGGATGTCCGCAATATTTACGGCCGGAATTCTGGCCCGGAGTAAGAGAGATGGTGCAGCGAAGACCCATGTGTTTGTTCACGATTTTGAGAGACAGGTAGAGAGGGTTTTCAGTGCAGAGTTTCTCTGCGATGAGAATTTGGTTGAGACAATCGATTCTTTGGGGCATTTCGTTTTGGCTAAAATGGTGCCTCAGAGTTCTAGATTTTGTGCGAATTCGACAACGTTATCGTTTTCTCCGACAAAGACGTCTTTGTCGTCCGGCTAA